A single window of Gossypium arboreum isolate Shixiya-1 chromosome 13, ASM2569848v2, whole genome shotgun sequence DNA harbors:
- the LOC108483635 gene encoding casein kinase 1-like protein HD16 isoform X2, translated as MPELRSGARKSKRLGDLQPPFQPVDQAENWVLPAQNRTRRQVGGRGRGKATAVAKVPSPEVPNRTKASGRGRGIRLIDLDPEPCQVLPGAPPLADAQPAFNQVEVVANKDIAMDGGSADKIIGVEEEASTTVIPEKVQVGNSPVYKIERKLGKGGFGQVYVGRRESGGSGRIGPDAIEVALKFEHRNSKSCNYGPPYEWQVYNSLNGCYGIPWVHYKGRQGDFYILVMDMLGPSLWDVWNTLGQSMSPNMAACVAVEAISILEKLHLKGFVHGDVKPENFLLGQRGSADEKKLYLIDLGLASRWKDAHSGQHVDYDQRPDVFRGTVRYASVHAHLGRIGSRRDDLESLAYTLIFLIKGRLPWQGYQGDNKSFMVCKKKMATSPELMCCFCPAPFKQFLEVVTNMKFDEEPNYGKLISIFESLIEPCTALRPIRIDGALKVGQKRGRLVINLEDDDQPKKKVRLGSPATQWISAYNARRPMKQRYHYNVADSRLRQHVDKGNEDGLFISCVASSANLWALIMDAGTSFSSQVYELSTIFLHKDWIMEQWEKNYYISSIAGANNGSSLVVMSKGTPYTQQSYKVSESFPFKWINKKWKEGFHVTSMTTSGSRWGVVMSRNSGFSDQVVELDFLYPSEGIHRRWESGYRITSMAATGDQAAFILSIPKRKTMDETQETLRTSAFPSTHVKEKWAKNLYIASICYGRTVC; from the exons ATGCCAGAATTGCGAAGTGGAGCTCGGAAATCAAAACGCCTTGGTGATCTTCAGCCGCCTTTTCAACCAGTCGATCAAGCAGAGAATTGGGTACTGCCTGCTCAAAACCGAACTAGGAGGCAAGTCGGTGGAAGAGGGCGGGGTAAGGCTACAGCTGTAGCTAAAGTGCCCTCACCAGAAGTACCCAATAGGACAAAAGCTTCTGGTAGAGGCCGGGGTATTAGGTTGATCGATTTAGACCCTGAGCCTTGTCAGGTTCTTCCTGGGGCTCCACCTTTGGCTGATGCTCAACCTGCTTTCAACCAAGTAGAGGTAGTGGCCAATAAAGATATTGCAATGGACGGCGGGAGTGCTGACAAAATAATAGGAGTTGAAGAAGAAGCTAGCACAACAGTAATTCCTGAAAAG GTTCAGGTGGGTAATTCTCCTGTATATAAGATAGAAAGGAAATTGGGTAAGGGTGGTTTTGGCCAAGTTTATGTTGGCCGAAGGGAAAGCGGTGGTAGTGGTAGAATCGGACCAGATGCAATCGAG GTAGCCTTGAAGTTTGAGCACCGGAACAGTAAAAGTTGCAATTATGGCCCACCTTATGAGTGGCAAGTGTACAA TTCCCTAAATGGGTGCTATGGGATTCCTTGGGTGCACTACAAGGGCCGGCAAGGAGATTTCTACATTCTT GTAATGGATATGCTCGGTCCTAGCCTATGGGATGTTTGGAATACTCTAGGACAATC GATGTCACCAAATATggctgcatgtgttgcagtagaGGCAATATCGATTCTTGAAAAGCTTCATTTAAAGGG GTTTGTGCATGGAGATGTGAAGCCTGAGAACTTTTTACTAGGTCAACGTGGCTCAGCTGATGAGAAGAAGCTATATCTTATCGATCTAGGTTTAG CTTCTAGATGGAAAGATGCACACTCGGGTCAACATGTTGATTATGATCAGAGGCCTGATGTATTCAG GGGAACAGTTAGATATGCTAGTGTACATGCACATTTAGGTCGGATTGGAAGCCGTAGGGATGACCTTGAGTCATTGGCATACACGTTGATATTTCTAATAAAAGGACGGTTACCATGGCAGGGTTATCAG GGGGATAACAAGAGTTTTATGGTTTGCAAGAAAAAGATGGCCACTTCTCCAGAGTTGATGTGTTGCTTTTGTCCTGCCCCTTTTAAGCAGTTCCTCGAAGTTGTTACAAATATGAAGTTTGATGAGGAGCCGAATTATGGCAAGCTCATATCCATATTTGAAAGCCTAATTGAACCATGCACGGCGCTGAGACCAATTAGAATTGATGGAGCTCTTAAG GTTGGGCAAAAACGGGGAAGATTAGTGATTAATTTGGAAGACGATGATCAACCTAAGAAAAAAGTACGTCTTGGTAGTCCTGCTACTCAGTGGATTTCTGCTTACAATGCACGTCGTCCTATGAAGCAGAG ATATCACTATAATGTAGCGGATTCGAGGTTGCGGCAGCATGTGGATAAGGGCAATGAAGATGGATTGTTTATTAGTTGTGTGGCTTCATCAGCTAATCTCTGGGCCCTGATCATGGATGCTGGAACTAGTTTCTCTTCCCAGGTTTATGAATTGTCGACCATCTTTCTACACAAG GATTGGATTATGGAGCAGTGGGAAAAGAACTACTATATTAGTTCGATAGCTGGAGCAAATAACGGAAGTTCCTTGGTTGTTATGTCAAAAG GAACTCCTTACACCCAGCAGTCATACAAAGTGAGTGAATCTTTTCCTTTCAAATGGATAAACAAGAAGTGGAAAGAAGGCTTTCATGTAACATCAATGACAACTTCCGGGAGTCGCTGGGGTGTGGTAATGTCTAGGAACTCCGGATTCTCCGATCAG GTTGTGGAGCTTGACTTTCTATATCCAAGTGAAGGGATACATCGGCGATGGGAGAGTGGCTATAGAATAACATCTATGGCTGCGACTGGAGATCAAGCTGCCTTCATATTGAGCATTCCGAAGCGGAAAACAATGGATGAAACTCAGGAAACTTTACGTACATCTGCCTTTCCAAGCACCCATGTAAAG gaaaaatgggccaaaaatctGTACATTGCATCAATTTGTTATGGGAGAACAGTCTGCTAA
- the LOC108483635 gene encoding casein kinase 1-like protein HD16 isoform X1, producing the protein MPELRSGARKSKRLGDLQPPFQPVDQAENWVLPAQNRTRRQVGGRGRGKATAVAKVPSPEVPNRTKASGRGRGIRLIDLDPEPCQVLPGAPPLADAQPAFNQVEVVANKDIAMDGGSADKIIGVEEEASTTVIPEKVQVGNSPVYKIERKLGKGGFGQVYVGRRESGGSGRIGPDAIEVALKFEHRNSKSCNYGPPYEWQVYNSLNGCYGIPWVHYKGRQGDFYILVMDMLGPSLWDVWNTLGQSRMSPNMAACVAVEAISILEKLHLKGFVHGDVKPENFLLGQRGSADEKKLYLIDLGLASRWKDAHSGQHVDYDQRPDVFRGTVRYASVHAHLGRIGSRRDDLESLAYTLIFLIKGRLPWQGYQGDNKSFMVCKKKMATSPELMCCFCPAPFKQFLEVVTNMKFDEEPNYGKLISIFESLIEPCTALRPIRIDGALKVGQKRGRLVINLEDDDQPKKKVRLGSPATQWISAYNARRPMKQRYHYNVADSRLRQHVDKGNEDGLFISCVASSANLWALIMDAGTSFSSQVYELSTIFLHKDWIMEQWEKNYYISSIAGANNGSSLVVMSKGTPYTQQSYKVSESFPFKWINKKWKEGFHVTSMTTSGSRWGVVMSRNSGFSDQVVELDFLYPSEGIHRRWESGYRITSMAATGDQAAFILSIPKRKTMDETQETLRTSAFPSTHVKEKWAKNLYIASICYGRTVC; encoded by the exons ATGCCAGAATTGCGAAGTGGAGCTCGGAAATCAAAACGCCTTGGTGATCTTCAGCCGCCTTTTCAACCAGTCGATCAAGCAGAGAATTGGGTACTGCCTGCTCAAAACCGAACTAGGAGGCAAGTCGGTGGAAGAGGGCGGGGTAAGGCTACAGCTGTAGCTAAAGTGCCCTCACCAGAAGTACCCAATAGGACAAAAGCTTCTGGTAGAGGCCGGGGTATTAGGTTGATCGATTTAGACCCTGAGCCTTGTCAGGTTCTTCCTGGGGCTCCACCTTTGGCTGATGCTCAACCTGCTTTCAACCAAGTAGAGGTAGTGGCCAATAAAGATATTGCAATGGACGGCGGGAGTGCTGACAAAATAATAGGAGTTGAAGAAGAAGCTAGCACAACAGTAATTCCTGAAAAG GTTCAGGTGGGTAATTCTCCTGTATATAAGATAGAAAGGAAATTGGGTAAGGGTGGTTTTGGCCAAGTTTATGTTGGCCGAAGGGAAAGCGGTGGTAGTGGTAGAATCGGACCAGATGCAATCGAG GTAGCCTTGAAGTTTGAGCACCGGAACAGTAAAAGTTGCAATTATGGCCCACCTTATGAGTGGCAAGTGTACAA TTCCCTAAATGGGTGCTATGGGATTCCTTGGGTGCACTACAAGGGCCGGCAAGGAGATTTCTACATTCTT GTAATGGATATGCTCGGTCCTAGCCTATGGGATGTTTGGAATACTCTAGGACAATC CAGGATGTCACCAAATATggctgcatgtgttgcagtagaGGCAATATCGATTCTTGAAAAGCTTCATTTAAAGGG GTTTGTGCATGGAGATGTGAAGCCTGAGAACTTTTTACTAGGTCAACGTGGCTCAGCTGATGAGAAGAAGCTATATCTTATCGATCTAGGTTTAG CTTCTAGATGGAAAGATGCACACTCGGGTCAACATGTTGATTATGATCAGAGGCCTGATGTATTCAG GGGAACAGTTAGATATGCTAGTGTACATGCACATTTAGGTCGGATTGGAAGCCGTAGGGATGACCTTGAGTCATTGGCATACACGTTGATATTTCTAATAAAAGGACGGTTACCATGGCAGGGTTATCAG GGGGATAACAAGAGTTTTATGGTTTGCAAGAAAAAGATGGCCACTTCTCCAGAGTTGATGTGTTGCTTTTGTCCTGCCCCTTTTAAGCAGTTCCTCGAAGTTGTTACAAATATGAAGTTTGATGAGGAGCCGAATTATGGCAAGCTCATATCCATATTTGAAAGCCTAATTGAACCATGCACGGCGCTGAGACCAATTAGAATTGATGGAGCTCTTAAG GTTGGGCAAAAACGGGGAAGATTAGTGATTAATTTGGAAGACGATGATCAACCTAAGAAAAAAGTACGTCTTGGTAGTCCTGCTACTCAGTGGATTTCTGCTTACAATGCACGTCGTCCTATGAAGCAGAG ATATCACTATAATGTAGCGGATTCGAGGTTGCGGCAGCATGTGGATAAGGGCAATGAAGATGGATTGTTTATTAGTTGTGTGGCTTCATCAGCTAATCTCTGGGCCCTGATCATGGATGCTGGAACTAGTTTCTCTTCCCAGGTTTATGAATTGTCGACCATCTTTCTACACAAG GATTGGATTATGGAGCAGTGGGAAAAGAACTACTATATTAGTTCGATAGCTGGAGCAAATAACGGAAGTTCCTTGGTTGTTATGTCAAAAG GAACTCCTTACACCCAGCAGTCATACAAAGTGAGTGAATCTTTTCCTTTCAAATGGATAAACAAGAAGTGGAAAGAAGGCTTTCATGTAACATCAATGACAACTTCCGGGAGTCGCTGGGGTGTGGTAATGTCTAGGAACTCCGGATTCTCCGATCAG GTTGTGGAGCTTGACTTTCTATATCCAAGTGAAGGGATACATCGGCGATGGGAGAGTGGCTATAGAATAACATCTATGGCTGCGACTGGAGATCAAGCTGCCTTCATATTGAGCATTCCGAAGCGGAAAACAATGGATGAAACTCAGGAAACTTTACGTACATCTGCCTTTCCAAGCACCCATGTAAAG gaaaaatgggccaaaaatctGTACATTGCATCAATTTGTTATGGGAGAACAGTCTGCTAA